The Candidatus Methanoperedens sp. genome includes a region encoding these proteins:
- a CDS encoding MscL family protein produces the protein MAEVKNSEVKKSFIQEFMDFLNKYGIIGLAIAFVVGAAVTKLVTALVTDLIMPIIGAVIPGGDWRSATLNIGDIKFMIGDFVGALIDFTIIALVIFAIVKMIIKEKK, from the coding sequence ATGGCTGAAGTAAAAAATTCTGAAGTAAAAAAGTCTTTTATTCAGGAATTCATGGATTTTTTAAATAAGTACGGAATCATCGGGCTTGCTATTGCGTTTGTAGTGGGCGCAGCCGTCACAAAACTTGTAACAGCGCTTGTTACCGACCTGATCATGCCCATTATCGGGGCTGTGATCCCGGGCGGTGATTGGAGATCAGCGACACTTAACATCGGCGATATAAAGTTCATGATTGGCGATTTTGTCGGGGCGCTTATCGATTTCACAATAATCGCTCTTGTGATATTCGCGATCGTGAAGATGATAATAAAGGAAAAGAAATAA
- a CDS encoding RNA-protein complex protein Nop10, whose product MVSKIRKCACGRYTLKEVCPICGLQTKYSQPARFSLEDRYGKYRRLAKRQE is encoded by the coding sequence ATGGTATCGAAAATAAGAAAATGCGCGTGTGGAAGATATACACTCAAAGAAGTATGCCCCATATGCGGCCTGCAGACAAAATATTCCCAGCCTGCGAGATTTTCTCTTGAAGACAGATACGGAAAATACAGGCGGTTAGCCAAGAGGCAAGAATGA
- a CDS encoding diadenylate cyclase gives MWRNILADEGRNIAKQAEKAHEAGDYSHARELYLKAATKFRNAVEITEDFNEIGILRTLENSMKISAQKLDAEIRFASTDKLQIIAAKAEEPKTSVNDIKEFLEGTGISEQVFEAVLNVAREIGIEGREGHAIGTAFIVGDSENVMAKSRQLVLNPFEGHRREKRLITDPENRGNLKEFAQLDGVFVISGDGAVEAGGRYITIDTAMVKIARGLGTRHSSVAAITAVTRAIGVVVSQSGGVIRVFKDGKMAATVKP, from the coding sequence TTGTGGCGGAATATTCTCGCGGACGAAGGAAGGAATATCGCGAAACAGGCAGAAAAAGCCCATGAAGCAGGAGATTACAGTCATGCGAGGGAACTCTATCTAAAAGCAGCCACAAAATTCAGGAATGCGGTTGAGATTACAGAGGATTTCAATGAAATCGGGATATTAAGAACCCTTGAGAATAGTATGAAAATCTCTGCGCAGAAACTCGATGCGGAAATAAGGTTCGCCTCAACCGATAAACTCCAGATTATAGCTGCAAAAGCAGAGGAACCCAAAACAAGTGTGAACGATATTAAAGAGTTCCTAGAAGGCACCGGGATAAGCGAGCAGGTCTTTGAAGCAGTATTGAACGTAGCGCGTGAGATCGGAATTGAAGGGAGAGAAGGCCATGCCATAGGCACAGCGTTTATTGTGGGCGATTCAGAGAACGTCATGGCTAAATCCCGACAGCTTGTATTGAATCCATTTGAGGGGCACAGAAGGGAAAAAAGATTGATCACCGACCCTGAAAATAGGGGCAACCTAAAAGAATTCGCACAGCTGGACGGCGTTTTCGTAATTTCAGGGGACGGAGCGGTTGAAGCCGGGGGGCGGTATATTACCATCGATACCGCGATGGTAAAAATCGCAAGAGGTCTTGGGACCCGGCATTCATCAGTTGCAGCCATTACAGCGGTGACACGGGCTATAGGCGTTGTGGTCTCGCAGAGCGGCGGGGTTATCAGGGTATTCAAGGATGGAAAGATGGCTGCAACAGTTAAACCTTAG
- a CDS encoding signal peptidase I has translation MYIPLNDILFLVSLGIFLMLVYRKIVQNTDVLETIRQRYWEFGRKQRMDRYIKKINRRPLDFQKVFFKEASALMCVLLIMGLLSTKAIFLTAVASGSMSPTFNTNDIILMQNIEHTYKTGDIIMFERPDTSNPVSHRIVSITKEGIHTAGDATGQVDWWDIKKEDILGKAILMNGKPIVIKGYGKFFIVDDRHQDFGPFGTDYNKYFLFFQVVKIYGYVIAAFSLLLYVGLTMKQKPWQSR, from the coding sequence ATGTATATACCACTAAATGATATACTGTTCCTGGTATCGCTCGGTATTTTCTTGATGCTTGTTTACAGAAAAATCGTACAAAATACGGACGTCCTTGAAACCATCAGGCAACGATACTGGGAATTTGGCAGAAAGCAGAGAATGGACAGATATATCAAAAAAATAAACAGGCGACCTCTGGATTTTCAGAAGGTGTTCTTTAAAGAGGCATCGGCACTCATGTGCGTATTGCTCATAATGGGCCTGCTCTCCACAAAAGCGATCTTTTTAACGGCTGTGGCATCGGGGAGCATGTCCCCGACATTCAATACTAACGATATTATCCTGATGCAGAATATAGAGCACACCTACAAAACCGGAGATATAATAATGTTCGAACGGCCCGATACCTCGAATCCGGTTTCGCACCGGATCGTAAGCATCACCAAAGAAGGCATTCATACGGCCGGGGATGCCACAGGCCAGGTGGACTGGTGGGACATCAAAAAAGAAGATATCCTGGGAAAAGCTATCCTGATGAATGGGAAACCAATAGTTATCAAAGGGTATGGAAAATTTTTCATAGTGGATGATAGGCACCAGGATTTCGGTCCTTTTGGAACTGACTACAATAAATATTTCCTTTTCTTCCAGGTCGTGAAGATCTATGGTTATGTTATAGCGGCATTCTCTCTCCTTCTGTACGTCGGCCTGACGATGAAACAAAAGCCATGGCAAAGTAGATAA
- a CDS encoding cytochrome c3 family protein: MATKLMLIGLAIAAVGLVALPQTLALFVGQHNFYDTISNNVYGGGTTTNIPCGKCHADIFAELKQPGGVNAAHRAYGCEGCHMTTAMQKEGIVNGPPDLTGGQFHAAASPACLDCHNASFEPGLNATNILNGPEEVHKPFANAASNSSLLKGANEACIACHTHVAVDINWTKAYKIAFDAQENMSSDGSRTWTVGNFTIEGSAFIQTYGNQSGGVNNSTQPVISISPTPIGWDPLNP; the protein is encoded by the coding sequence ATGGCTACCAAATTGATGTTAATCGGGCTGGCAATAGCAGCTGTGGGACTTGTAGCTCTGCCACAGACACTTGCGTTATTCGTAGGCCAGCATAATTTCTATGATACGATAAGCAATAATGTTTATGGAGGAGGAACTACAACCAATATTCCCTGCGGAAAATGTCATGCCGATATCTTTGCAGAGCTAAAACAGCCAGGGGGGGTCAATGCAGCCCACAGGGCATACGGCTGCGAAGGATGCCATATGACGACAGCGATGCAAAAAGAAGGTATCGTTAATGGACCCCCTGATTTAACAGGTGGTCAATTCCATGCGGCTGCATCTCCCGCCTGCCTGGACTGCCATAACGCATCATTCGAACCTGGATTGAACGCAACAAATATTCTCAATGGACCTGAGGAGGTCCACAAGCCGTTCGCAAACGCGGCTAGCAACTCTTCCCTGCTAAAGGGAGCCAATGAAGCATGTATCGCATGCCACACGCACGTAGCCGTAGATATCAACTGGACGAAAGCGTACAAAATAGCCTTTGATGCACAGGAGAACATGTCCTCGGACGGCAGCCGTACATGGACAGTTGGCAACTTCACGATCGAAGGATCAGCTTTCATACAGACATACGGCAACCAGTCCGGCGGAGTAAACAATTCGACACAACCTGTGATCTCTATATCTCCGACCCCAATAGGATGGGACCCCCTCAATCCCTGA
- a CDS encoding proteasome assembly chaperone family protein, with amino-acid sequence MKETIIFRFKKPRLKNPVLVEGLPGVGHVGKLVAEHMVAELGAKKIMEIYSPHFPPQVIVEEDGTIRLVRNEVYAYKSKGKNDLLILVGDHQSTSNEGHYELCGAFLDIVEEFKVKRIYALGGYGVGQLVETESVLGAANNIELVKELKEYGIEFRANEPGGGIVGASGLLLGLGALRGIDAACLMGVTSGYLVDPKSAQAVLKVLCKILDIEVDMAALEARASEMEKIVAKLREMEEGKTPVSSDEDLRYIG; translated from the coding sequence ATGAAAGAAACAATTATTTTTAGGTTCAAAAAACCTCGACTTAAGAATCCAGTTCTTGTAGAAGGGTTGCCCGGGGTCGGGCATGTCGGAAAACTGGTTGCCGAGCATATGGTGGCGGAACTCGGAGCAAAAAAGATTATGGAGATATACTCGCCGCATTTCCCCCCTCAGGTAATAGTCGAAGAAGATGGGACTATCAGGCTTGTCAGGAATGAGGTATATGCCTATAAATCAAAAGGTAAAAATGATTTATTGATATTGGTTGGAGATCATCAGAGCACATCGAACGAAGGGCATTATGAGCTATGCGGTGCTTTCCTGGATATTGTGGAAGAATTCAAGGTAAAGAGGATATACGCGCTCGGAGGCTACGGCGTTGGTCAGCTTGTTGAGACCGAATCGGTCCTCGGGGCCGCTAATAACATCGAACTCGTGAAGGAACTCAAAGAATACGGCATTGAATTCAGGGCGAACGAACCAGGCGGGGGTATCGTTGGGGCTTCGGGATTGCTTCTGGGTTTAGGTGCGCTTCGGGGCATAGACGCCGCCTGCTTGATGGGTGTGACCTCAGGCTACCTTGTCGACCCGAAAAGTGCCCAGGCAGTATTGAAAGTCCTCTGCAAAATTCTCGACATAGAGGTGGATATGGCTGCTCTTGAAGCGCGTGCTTCAGAGATGGAAAAGATAGTGGCTAAACTGCGGGAGATGGAAGAAGGCAAGACTCCGGTTTCATCAGACGAGGATCTCCGGTATATAGGCTGA
- a CDS encoding class I SAM-dependent methyltransferase has protein sequence MPQKCILCEGNSVLPLEFSNPAEKHQKRNYLQCPVCGLIFVPDCFHLSPEDERARYRLHENTLSNEGYVGMFLQKIDLIKQYCPGIRSVLDYGCGPEPVLAELMKRDGFDCDFYDPYFFPEYPEKKYDLVISTEVFEHFRNGKAEIKKIKSLLAAGGFLAVMTLFHDNAGNFGEWWYKSDPTHICFFCMRTFDWIAEEFGFKVVYANKKNFIIMKAEQLLSSP, from the coding sequence ATGCCTCAAAAATGTATTCTCTGTGAAGGCAACTCTGTTCTTCCTCTCGAATTTTCAAACCCTGCTGAGAAGCACCAGAAGCGCAATTATCTGCAATGCCCGGTATGCGGGCTGATTTTTGTACCGGATTGTTTCCATCTTTCCCCCGAGGATGAGAGGGCGCGTTACAGGCTTCATGAGAACACACTTTCGAATGAAGGATATGTCGGGATGTTTTTGCAGAAGATAGACCTTATAAAACAGTATTGTCCAGGTATCCGATCAGTTCTGGATTACGGTTGCGGTCCAGAGCCAGTCCTGGCAGAATTGATGAAAAGGGATGGTTTTGATTGCGATTTCTACGACCCGTATTTCTTTCCGGAATACCCGGAAAAAAAGTACGACCTCGTGATATCGACAGAAGTGTTCGAGCATTTCAGGAACGGAAAAGCGGAGATAAAAAAAATTAAATCACTTCTGGCTGCTGGCGGATTTCTTGCGGTAATGACATTATTTCATGACAACGCCGGGAATTTTGGGGAATGGTGGTATAAAAGCGATCCCACACATATATGCTTCTTTTGTATGCGTACATTTGATTGGATCGCAGAAGAATTTGGGTTCAAGGTTGTCTATGCAAACAAGAAAAATTTCATAATAATGAAGGCAGAACAATTACTGAGTTCACCGTAA
- a CDS encoding PQQ-binding-like beta-propeller repeat protein translates to MRKWPSVLILIFILLSSYNSSGKWQNVGGDLQHSGYSEGQTVPLELRWKYEIGDSDISAPIIDSGTLFAGSDDNNLYAINAASGKLKWKYPGLGKIYTPAARNGIVFAPSFDNYIYALDYSGNLKWKYNTGSSSASPPISYNNILYGGFDRNIYAIYIINGSLKWKYSTQGFVESSPAIAQGLLYVGSNDNNIYALDAGNNLRWKYKTGGSVFSSPSVMNGVLYVGSNDNNIYAIDSSSGELKWSKKTNDWVRSSPAVLENSVYVGSNDNTFYALNADNGDWLWKFKTSDRVESSPVVTQGIVYAGSKDGTVYALDAADGTLMDKYMIGSGVIALALSDNMLFATARDGYVYAFGAPIPETPTVAPTLPPDTTPPVLRINPIPSNVTSDKFSISGTAEDASGILLVTVNGVNAGTNNWNSVITLSNGTNIITIVAVDKAGNIRTEKRTITYLGSEVPEKTPPARIPGFYFLIGIMGLILAISIKKLIK, encoded by the coding sequence ATGCGAAAATGGCCTTCAGTTTTGATATTAATTTTTATACTCCTCTCTTCTTATAATTCTTCTGGCAAATGGCAGAATGTTGGTGGGGACCTGCAGCACAGTGGATATTCGGAAGGTCAAACTGTCCCCCTTGAATTAAGGTGGAAATATGAAATAGGGGATTCTGATATCTCTGCGCCGATAATTGATTCCGGGACCCTGTTCGCAGGATCTGATGACAACAATCTGTACGCGATAAACGCAGCATCGGGAAAATTGAAATGGAAATATCCAGGTCTTGGAAAGATTTATACCCCGGCAGCCAGGAATGGAATCGTATTCGCACCTTCTTTTGACAATTATATTTATGCTCTGGATTATAGCGGGAACCTTAAATGGAAATATAATACAGGAAGCAGCTCTGCTTCACCGCCAATTTCCTATAATAATATTCTTTATGGCGGCTTTGACAGGAACATCTATGCAATTTACATTATTAATGGAAGTTTAAAGTGGAAATATTCAACTCAAGGCTTTGTTGAATCCTCACCTGCAATAGCCCAGGGGTTACTCTACGTCGGTTCAAATGATAATAACATATATGCTCTGGATGCTGGAAATAATCTCAGGTGGAAATACAAGACGGGTGGAAGTGTCTTTTCTTCACCTTCTGTAATGAACGGCGTTTTGTATGTGGGATCAAACGATAATAACATTTACGCCATAGATTCCAGCAGCGGAGAATTGAAATGGAGCAAGAAAACAAATGATTGGGTCAGATCCTCACCTGCTGTTCTTGAGAATTCTGTATATGTAGGATCGAATGATAATACATTTTATGCGCTGAATGCCGACAACGGGGACTGGCTCTGGAAATTTAAGACTTCTGACCGGGTCGAATCGTCTCCCGTAGTAACGCAGGGAATAGTATATGCAGGATCAAAAGACGGGACAGTATATGCTCTGGATGCGGCAGATGGGACATTAATGGATAAATATATGATAGGAAGCGGGGTAATCGCCCTGGCCCTATCGGATAACATGTTATTTGCCACAGCACGGGATGGGTACGTGTATGCATTCGGAGCTCCGATACCCGAGACCCCCACCGTTGCTCCCACATTGCCACCGGATACCACCCCCCCAGTCCTAAGAATCAATCCCATACCTTCAAATGTTACTTCCGATAAATTTTCTATATCGGGTACGGCGGAAGATGCAAGTGGCATCCTGTTAGTGACGGTCAATGGGGTGAACGCCGGGACAAATAACTGGAATTCTGTAATTACCCTTTCAAACGGCACTAATATAATAACTATAGTGGCGGTAGATAAAGCTGGTAATATCAGAACAGAGAAAAGGACGATCACATATCTCGGCAGTGAAGTACCTGAGAAAACACCACCGGCTAGAATACCGGGATTCTATTTTCTGATTGGCATTATGGGACTTATTCTGGCGATATCGATAAAAAAATTAATTAAGTAA
- a CDS encoding 50S ribosomal protein L44e, with the protein MKIPKKFNTYCPVCRTHTPHVVERVKKGQASTLTRITRQKYRHTGIGNSGKFSKVPGGDKPTKRVNLRYRCSTCKKAHLKSKCFRAGKFELVES; encoded by the coding sequence GTGAAAATACCAAAGAAATTCAATACATACTGTCCTGTTTGCAGGACCCATACGCCGCATGTGGTGGAAAGGGTGAAAAAAGGACAGGCTTCCACGTTAACCAGAATAACGAGGCAAAAATACAGACATACAGGCATTGGCAATTCGGGTAAGTTCTCAAAAGTGCCCGGAGGGGATAAGCCAACAAAACGTGTGAACCTGAGATACAGATGTTCTACATGTAAAAAGGCACATCTCAAAAGCAAATGCTTCAGAGCAGGGAAATTTGAATTAGTGGAGAGCTGA
- a CDS encoding translation initiation factor IF-2 subunit alpha — protein sequence MERSGWPEESDLVVCTVKKVTDFGAFVELDEYGHKEGLIHISEVASGWVKYIRDHVREGQKIVCKVLYVDESKHHIDLSLKDVNEHQRREKIRLWKNEQKAEKWIQYVAKITKTNQEDLDGLIKLIYEKFGNVFSAFEKSRNGISPLTEIGIGKEIAEMIRKVAEENLKKPQVEIAGYIDLTCSLPDGIEHIKKALKAAGNVNGEDISVEISYTGAPRYRIHVVAPDYKKAEGILKKSAQSAIDIIEKSDGTGEFHRYTPENT from the coding sequence ATGGAGAGGAGCGGATGGCCTGAGGAAAGTGACCTTGTAGTCTGTACTGTCAAAAAGGTCACGGATTTTGGAGCTTTCGTAGAACTTGATGAATACGGGCATAAGGAAGGCCTGATACATATCTCGGAAGTCGCTTCAGGCTGGGTCAAGTACATAAGGGACCACGTGAGGGAGGGCCAGAAGATAGTCTGCAAAGTCCTTTATGTGGATGAGAGCAAACATCACATCGACCTTTCGCTCAAGGACGTAAATGAACACCAGCGCCGGGAAAAGATCCGCCTCTGGAAGAACGAACAAAAAGCGGAGAAATGGATACAATACGTTGCAAAGATCACAAAGACAAACCAGGAAGACCTGGATGGATTGATAAAACTGATCTATGAAAAGTTTGGCAACGTTTTTTCAGCTTTTGAAAAATCTAGAAATGGCATCTCGCCCCTGACAGAAATCGGCATCGGTAAAGAAATCGCCGAAATGATCAGAAAGGTTGCCGAGGAGAACCTGAAAAAGCCGCAGGTGGAAATCGCCGGGTATATAGACCTCACATGTTCTCTGCCTGATGGGATAGAACATATAAAGAAGGCACTGAAAGCGGCCGGGAACGTCAATGGGGAAGACATAAGTGTCGAGATCAGCTATACGGGAGCGCCCAGGTACAGGATACATGTGGTAGCCCCCGACTACAAAAAGGCTGAAGGCATCCTGAAAAAATCCGCGCAATCCGCTATTGATATTATCGAAAAGTCAGATGGGACGGGAGAGTTCCACAGGTATACTCCGGAAAACACCTGA
- a CDS encoding cytochrome c3 family protein, which translates to MNRKLYLLVILAIIITTLSQTFSFISGDHQFYETVQDKCVKCHGDIKVQLSTSANHSQFSCTSCHTQSATNHTNTVPKCEYCHTITQLNDTLEAHPDFLSLGSQGCIACHTTYNVLVNYSRPEYIDYDITSDNGNWIVSNFTTIGTLNLSYNTLRQGGTHNEKSVSCKDCHKDIFDSISVKGHAVVLDKNGMQVPSHSTSNSPNLEEWCLTCHSPNDTRFPTQQHAARKTTCDECHEAYNLAPHPGNFYANIKTVPHLYRSLVCISCKSVGWQVPNATLHFKVREEPYFDVVVT; encoded by the coding sequence ATGAACCGGAAATTATACTTGCTGGTGATACTGGCAATTATTATAACCACATTGAGCCAGACATTTTCCTTTATTAGCGGAGACCATCAGTTCTACGAGACAGTACAGGATAAATGCGTGAAATGCCACGGCGATATCAAAGTCCAGTTATCCACATCAGCCAACCATTCGCAATTCTCCTGCACGAGCTGCCATACCCAGTCGGCAACTAACCATACAAATACGGTACCTAAGTGCGAATATTGCCATACGATCACGCAATTGAATGATACGCTTGAAGCACACCCTGATTTCTTGTCTCTGGGTTCACAAGGCTGCATAGCCTGCCACACAACCTACAACGTTCTTGTGAACTATTCCCGGCCGGAGTATATTGACTATGACATTACAAGCGATAATGGAAATTGGATTGTCTCTAATTTTACGACAATTGGAACGCTGAACCTTTCTTATAACACATTGAGACAGGGCGGGACCCATAACGAGAAAAGTGTATCATGCAAAGACTGCCATAAAGACATCTTCGATTCGATTTCCGTGAAAGGTCATGCGGTAGTCCTTGATAAGAATGGGATGCAAGTGCCCAGTCATAGTACGAGCAACTCCCCGAACCTGGAAGAATGGTGCCTGACCTGCCATAGCCCGAATGATACCAGGTTCCCAACACAGCAGCATGCTGCGCGCAAAACCACGTGTGACGAATGCCATGAAGCTTATAATTTAGCGCCCCATCCCGGCAATTTCTATGCAAATATCAAGACAGTTCCGCATTTATATCGGAGCCTCGTTTGCATATCATGTAAATCTGTGGGATGGCAGGTACCCAACGCAACTTTACATTTCAAGGTGCGTGAAGAGCCTTATTTCGACGTGGTGGTGACATAG
- a CDS encoding signal peptidase I has product MKEIDYTIPLIVSLISLVLLSVFYLYKTENGTLMRIFSSWVMKTRYSPAKYQKDTRGQDSILLVVLTILIFAFALKIISFAVVISDSMRPEFQRGDIVLTQTIFKDPQKGDIVTFKASGVQNPITHRVVNVQQDIVTTKGDNNPLVDDYGTTRQDVLAKAVVVGSHPLVIKGVGSLFILDFSKEGKLNKFGDQFTFLQQVFVTIRTWGYVITIIAFSALIMSMMGSKR; this is encoded by the coding sequence ATGAAAGAAATAGACTATACAATACCCCTGATCGTTTCATTGATTAGCTTAGTATTGCTTTCGGTCTTTTACCTCTACAAAACAGAAAACGGTACATTGATGCGCATATTTTCATCCTGGGTCATGAAGACAAGATACAGTCCTGCCAAGTACCAGAAAGATACACGCGGGCAGGATTCTATTCTGCTGGTTGTATTGACCATATTGATCTTTGCATTTGCTCTGAAAATTATCTCTTTTGCTGTGGTCATATCGGATTCCATGCGACCAGAGTTCCAAAGAGGCGATATCGTCCTTACTCAAACCATATTCAAAGATCCCCAGAAAGGAGATATTGTCACCTTCAAGGCAAGCGGCGTCCAGAATCCCATCACCCACAGGGTTGTTAATGTTCAGCAGGATATCGTGACAACGAAAGGTGATAATAATCCTCTTGTCGATGATTATGGGACTACCAGGCAAGACGTTCTTGCAAAAGCCGTCGTAGTGGGCAGTCATCCTCTCGTGATAAAGGGTGTAGGTTCTTTATTCATTCTGGACTTTTCCAAAGAAGGTAAACTCAATAAATTCGGCGACCAGTTCACCTTCCTCCAGCAGGTGTTTGTAACTATAAGAACATGGGGATACGTCATTACAATAATAGCCTTCAGTGCGTTGATAATGTCTATGATGGGGAGTAAGAGATGA
- a CDS encoding 30S ribosomal protein S27e, giving the protein MEPRSRFLKVKCNDCENEQVIFGCASTTVSCLVCGRTIAEPTGGKAFVKTQIIEVLE; this is encoded by the coding sequence ATGGAACCGAGAAGCAGGTTTTTAAAAGTCAAATGCAATGATTGCGAGAATGAACAGGTCATTTTCGGATGCGCAAGCACAACGGTAAGCTGTCTTGTGTGCGGAAGGACCATAGCCGAACCAACTGGCGGCAAGGCCTTTGTTAAAACCCAGATAATAGAAGTACTGGAGTAA
- a CDS encoding DUF1015 domain-containing protein, translating into MVDIRPFKATILNPELEIDKLVCPVYDTIDAAQYQRFAREKNNIIHVTSRRKDMERDEFIEHAKKNLDRFVDSGILVEREKPAFYIYGIMYTLQPESLDQLPENERRSQYFAFGLVCLARVEELGKGNIAGHENIFAVNTNERYRLMKAAMMNFSPVAAEYSMPDHGLNNLFEEYLGFRRPKLIMNPLRMPLVDVTLNGSRHLLWEITDDAFIEKIIKMVSGLKLLILDGHHRYTASYTMREKDGIDYTLMMLMEGGDRALLLLPWHRAVRNFSAQSLERKIREKFEIMLESDRNDEVFYLKLRERKNEYDIRLGMYDGKKFSIIGADEKAVKKLSDMRGEVIGLDLIVLHDWLINPVIRGKPEEDVSFNASPGEAIARVDKKEFDVAFLLNPFSKKDVERKAFVERKNFPQKSTLFLPKVAEGIVMRKIK; encoded by the coding sequence ATGGTAGATATCCGACCTTTTAAAGCAACAATACTTAATCCGGAGTTGGAAATCGATAAGCTTGTCTGCCCGGTCTATGACACAATAGACGCTGCCCAGTACCAGAGATTTGCCCGTGAGAAAAATAATATCATCCATGTGACATCGAGAAGAAAGGACATGGAAAGGGATGAATTCATAGAACATGCAAAAAAGAACCTGGACCGTTTTGTAGATTCTGGGATTCTCGTAGAAAGAGAAAAACCCGCTTTTTATATATATGGGATCATGTACACACTCCAGCCTGAAAGCCTTGACCAGCTCCCTGAAAACGAGAGGAGAAGCCAGTATTTTGCTTTTGGATTGGTATGCCTTGCAAGGGTCGAAGAGCTCGGCAAAGGGAACATAGCAGGGCATGAGAATATCTTTGCCGTGAATACAAATGAGAGATACAGGCTAATGAAAGCAGCCATGATGAACTTCTCACCGGTCGCAGCTGAGTACAGCATGCCTGACCACGGGTTGAACAATCTATTTGAAGAATATTTGGGGTTCAGGCGCCCGAAGTTAATAATGAATCCTTTAAGAATGCCGCTTGTAGACGTTACTCTCAACGGCAGCCGGCATTTGCTATGGGAGATCACGGATGATGCTTTCATAGAAAAAATAATAAAGATGGTGTCCGGGCTAAAGCTCCTCATACTCGATGGGCATCACAGGTACACCGCTTCCTATACGATGCGGGAAAAGGATGGCATTGATTATACCCTGATGATGCTGATGGAGGGAGGAGACAGGGCTTTACTTTTACTGCCATGGCATAGAGCTGTCCGGAATTTCAGTGCCCAGAGCCTTGAACGCAAAATAAGGGAGAAATTTGAGATAATGCTGGAGAGCGATAGAAACGATGAAGTGTTCTATTTAAAACTGAGGGAGCGCAAAAACGAATATGATATCAGGCTTGGCATGTATGACGGAAAAAAGTTCAGCATAATCGGGGCTGATGAAAAAGCGGTGAAGAAACTTTCCGATATGCGCGGTGAGGTCATCGGACTTGACCTGATAGTCCTTCATGACTGGTTGATCAACCCTGTAATAAGGGGAAAGCCTGAGGAAGATGTTTCATTTAATGCAAGTCCGGGTGAAGCCATAGCCAGGGTGGATAAGAAAGAATTTGACGTGGCTTTCCTCTTGAACCCATTCTCAAAAAAGGATGTTGAGAGAAAAGCATTTGTTGAGCGCAAGAATTTTCCCCAGAAATCCACGCTTTTCCTGCCAAAAGTTGCCGAAGGGATCGTGATGAGGAAGATAAAATAA
- a CDS encoding multiheme c-type cytochrome, which translates to MSSENSLKRNAVYEFQKIILIFSLIIPFILAMPSNAYERPQFTDGLTESWHPGSYCIPCHYTLLGTEKAQSISNGCKCHDYKPKNAQGLKVDMAQIFEIHKDIVCIKCHVGNKDGNNVTAADFHRIMSNVSCRSCHTFMNNTVQKPEKTKCSDCHGGDPHVVHGKRLEKMCVACHGEFGETFAGQKMPPPSVPNLQAAAALEYPTIGQLIGKMIDSLFQMIR; encoded by the coding sequence ATGTCCAGTGAAAATAGTTTAAAAAGGAATGCAGTATATGAGTTTCAGAAGATAATTTTGATCTTTTCCCTCATAATCCCGTTTATCCTGGCGATGCCTTCAAATGCATACGAAAGACCGCAATTCACGGATGGATTGACCGAAAGTTGGCATCCCGGGAGCTATTGTATCCCCTGCCATTACACGCTACTTGGAACCGAGAAAGCACAGTCAATATCCAATGGATGTAAATGCCATGATTACAAGCCAAAAAATGCTCAAGGGTTAAAAGTGGATATGGCCCAGATCTTCGAAATCCATAAGGATATAGTGTGCATCAAGTGCCATGTGGGGAATAAAGATGGGAATAATGTTACCGCAGCGGATTTCCACAGGATTATGAGCAACGTGTCATGCCGTAGCTGCCATACATTTATGAACAATACGGTTCAAAAACCAGAGAAGACAAAATGCTCGGACTGCCACGGCGGCGATCCGCATGTGGTCCATGGCAAAAGGCTTGAAAAAATGTGCGTTGCATGCCATGGTGAGTTCGGAGAGACGTTTGCAGGCCAGAAAATGCCACCACCCTCTGTGCCAAACCTTCAGGCCGCTGCCGCTCTTGAGTATCCCACTATCGGTCAGTTGATAGGAAAAATGATAGATTCGCTGTTTCAAATGATAAGGTAA